Sequence from the Hydrogenothermus marinus genome:
AAATCTATTAATTTTCTTACTGCTTTACCTCTATGAGATATTTTATTTTTTTCTTCTGATGAAAGTTCTGCCATTGTTTTATTATAGCCTTCAGGTATAAATATTGGATCATATCCAAAGCCTTTTTCTCCCGTAGGTTGCTTCGCTATTTCACCATAACAATAACCTTCTGTCCAGATACCAAAATCTTTAGGAATATAAAAAACTACATTACTTACAAATCTTGCTTTTCTATTTTTTTCTTCTTTTAAAAGATTTAAAACTTTTTCTATATTTGCCTTATCTTTATCTTTTGGATTTTTTATTTTCCCTCCAAAATCTATATCATAAAATCTTGCAGAAAAAACTCCCGGATAATTATTTAAAGCTTCTATTTCAAGGCCTGCATCTTCTGCAATAGTTGGAAGATTATAAAATTTTGCATACTCTTTTGCTTTTTTAATCGCATTTTCTAAAAAAGTATTTTTATCTTCTTCTATTTCTATTTTTTCTTTCATATCTTCTAAAGACAAAACATTTATTCCTAAATCTGAAAGTAAAGCTTGAAACTCTCTTAACTTTCCTTTGTTTGTAGTTGCTACTAAAACTTTATCTATTTTCATATTAGCTCCTTATGAATATTAAAATGTAATTCTGGAAAATTTGACTCAACAAAATTTATTATAGATTGCATTATTTTTTCTGTTTGTTTTTTCTCTGGTGAAACCATAACTACTGCAATATAAGCAGATTGCCATAAATCTTGATTACCTATCTCTGAAACTGAAACATTAAATTTAGATTTTAATTTCTCTTTTAAAGATCTTATTACCATTCTTTTTTCTTTCAAAGAAGTTGCATGAGGGATATAAATATCAAAAACTATACTTCCTATTACCATTTCCTTATTCTTTAATATTACTTTATTAATTTAAGAAATTTTACTATAAAATTAGAAGAAATTTATTTCATAATGGATAGAAAACAAAAAGAAATCGAATTAGAAAAAGATAGAATTTTGAAGGAGAAATTACAGGTTAAAGCTGATATATTGGAAAGGCAATTTAGGAATTTATTGTTTCTTAATATTAGCTATTTATATAACTTTAAAAAATCTTCTACATTTAGTTGATCTACCCTTGCAGTTTCTTCAATTCCTACTTTTTTTAAAATATCTTTATCTATCTTTGATCTTAACATCTTTCTTTTGTTTGCAAATAAAGATGATACAAAATTTTTAAATTTTTTCTTATCTATATCTGGAATATCCTTTTTAGGAAGTAGTTTTACAACTGCTGAAGTTACTTTTGGTGGTGGCGAGAAAAATCTTGCAGGTACGCTCATTATATATTCAATATCAAAAAAAGTTTGTATAAAAACAGTTAAGAAACTGTAATTTTTTGTTTTTGGTTTTGCAAGTAGTCTTTCTGCAACCTCTTTTTGTATCATAAATACAGACATTTTTAAAATATCTATATAAAAAACAGTGTTTATTAGTATTAAAGAAGCAACGTTATAAGGTAAATTTCCAACTAATTTTATTTTGTTATTTTCTGCTAGCTCATATAGATTAACATCAAAAAAGTTTTTCTTTATTAATATAAAATTTTCAAAATTTTTAAATCTTTCTTCTATTATAGGATAAGCAGTTTCATCTATTTCTATCCCATAAACCTTTTTTGGATTTCTTTTTAGAAGTTCTTCTGTAAGCTGTCCTGTACCAACTCCAATTTCTACTATAATATCTTCTTTATTTATTTTTATTT
This genomic interval carries:
- the rdgB gene encoding RdgB/HAM1 family non-canonical purine NTP pyrophosphatase, whose translation is MKIDKVLVATTNKGKLREFQALLSDLGINVLSLEDMKEKIEIEEDKNTFLENAIKKAKEYAKFYNLPTIAEDAGLEIEALNNYPGVFSARFYDIDFGGKIKNPKDKDKANIEKVLNLLKEEKNRKARFVSNVVFYIPKDFGIWTEGYCYGEIAKQPTGEKGFGYDPIFIPEGYNKTMAELSSEEKNKISHRGKAVRKLIDLMKKIL
- the rsmA gene encoding 16S rRNA (adenine(1518)-N(6)/adenine(1519)-N(6))-dimethyltransferase RsmA gives rise to the protein MKKFKTKKKFGQHLLISEGVIKKIVDEIKINKEDIIVEIGVGTGQLTEELLKRNPKKVYGIEIDETAYPIIEERFKNFENFILIKKNFFDVNLYELAENNKIKLVGNLPYNVASLILINTVFYIDILKMSVFMIQKEVAERLLAKPKTKNYSFLTVFIQTFFDIEYIMSVPARFFSPPPKVTSAVVKLLPKKDIPDIDKKKFKNFVSSLFANKRKMLRSKIDKDILKKVGIEETARVDQLNVEDFLKLYK
- a CDS encoding DUF503 domain-containing protein — its product is MVIGSIVFDIYIPHATSLKEKRMVIRSLKEKLKSKFNVSVSEIGNQDLWQSAYIAVVMVSPEKKQTEKIMQSIINFVESNFPELHFNIHKELI